The genomic DNA CTTCTGTGAGATTTCCGCGTCGTGCAGTCGATCATCATATATCCGTTGTCACGATCGGCGGCCAGATGCCGGAAAACCTGCTCGATGACACCGCTTTCGCACCAGCGGCGCAGACGTCTGTGAACATTCTTCCAATCCCCGAACCGCGCTGGCAGGTCACGCCAGGGAATGCCTGCGCGGTAGCGATACACCACCGCTTCCACAAGCAGACGGTTATCGGCGGCCGTTCCGTCGACATGACCTTCACGACCCGGGAGAAGATCTTTTATCCGTTCCCACTGGCTGTCACTCAGGCCATATCGTCGCATTCATTCTCTCCCTGAAAACAGAGAGAAAACATCACAGATTGAATTGCCCCGGGTATTGATGTCTCCACAAAACCCGGGGCAATTCATTCAGTTCACATCAGGATGGCAGACTCTCCATAGGTGGGCAAAGGATATAATTAGTCATTATTTTTTCAAAATGATCCATCCCGATCTGATTTCCCAGACTCCGATTCGAATCTGATTCGCAGCAGAAGTGATACTTTTATAGTCGCTTCAATTGATACCGTTTATGATCTGAAAAAGTAAATGATCAGAATTCAACTGAAAAACCAAACAATTCTATGATTTTCTCGCATATTCTGATTCCAGAAATATGAATATCCTTATAAAATAACCGATATTTTTTCTTCTTTCACCAAAAATACTAACAGGGAACTTATATCATATAGATCAAACTCTCATTGCGTAGATTGTTGAAGTTCTATAACCGCAGAAAATTCAAACTTATACTATGATAAACAAAGTAAAAACATAATAATCCAAAAATAAATAGAAAGCACACATTATTTTTTCCTGAATTTAGGGAATTTTTCGTTGTTTTACACAATACACAACTTTAGAAATTTGATTATTAGTTATTTTTCCTGTATCAATACATACATCAGGGAATACCCTCCTGCATTCCACAATAAATATAAGTATTGTGGATACTATACTTCTGACGGAGAAATAAAATGTGTGAAAACTTACTCACACTGAAGCAGGTGTGCGAGCGCGTGTCGATGTCGCCATCGTACGTGAGACTCTTGATCAGAAATGACAAATTTCCTCCTGCCACACATAAAATCAGTCCGCGCACTGTTCGTTGGCTTGAGTCGACCGTCACAGAGTGGATACAGCTGAACGCCAAAAACAATAATTAAATCTACCCTTCCCTGCTCTATGGATTTCAGAAATATCTACTGGAATCCATAGAGCAGAGAGAACCACAGAACTCTTTACCGGGAATGGGAATCCCCATTTCCGGCCATTTCAACGCTTCCGATGCCTCAGGAGTGTCATCGCATCGGGCTGGTCTTTCATAAGCATATCCGCCCAAATCTGGGCCAGTTGCCTTCGCCGTTCTATGGACTGTCATGGGATATATCAAATGGCGGAGAGAGAGGGATTCGAACCCTCGGTACGCTTGCGCGCACAACGGTTTTCGAGACCGCCCCGTTCGACCGCTCCGGCATCTCTCCTATAGCGCGGGCTTATAGACACGCTTTTATAGCCCATGCAAGTGCATAGGCCCCATATTTCTATTGACGCGCCCTACCCTGACCGCTTAAAAATCCGCCCTAATCCACACAGATGGAACCATGCTGCGCGCATTGTGCAGCCAAAGAAGAAAAAGCGACCAGAATTTTCGCCTGTATCTGAATGGTGCCGCGAGAATCCAGAGATCGGAAGAGACAGTTTATGTACGCAGTTATCCGCACCGGCGGCAAGCAGTACCGGGTTGAGCCCAACATGGTGCTGAAGGTTGAAAAGCTGGAAGTTGAAGCCGGCGCAACCGTTACATTTGATGAAGTTCTGGCCGTTGGTGGCGAAAGCGGCAGCCAGATTGGTGCCCCTACCGTGGCTGGCGCAAAGGTAACGGCAACCGTTATCGCTCAGGACCGCCTCAAGAAGGTCATCATCTTCAAGAAGCGCCGTCGGCAGAACAGCCGCCGTAAAAATGGTCACCGCCAGCCGGTTACCGTTCTGCGCATTCAGGAAATCAACGCAGCCTGAACCCACATTAGGGATTCAGACTGGTTAAGACCACGGAGAACTTAGGTCATGGCACAAAAAAAAGCTGGCGGTTCATCCCGTAACGGGCGCGATAGCGCCGGACGCCGCCTTGGCGTCAAGAAATTTGGTGGCGAG from Acetobacter ascendens includes the following:
- a CDS encoding helix-turn-helix transcriptional regulator, which translates into the protein MSPSYVRLLIRNDKFPPATHKISPRTVRWLESTVTEWIQLNAKNNN
- the rplU gene encoding 50S ribosomal protein L21, with protein sequence MYAVIRTGGKQYRVEPNMVLKVEKLEVEAGATVTFDEVLAVGGESGSQIGAPTVAGAKVTATVIAQDRLKKVIIFKKRRRQNSRRKNGHRQPVTVLRIQEINAA